GAACAAACGTTCgaaagtataaaaacagtatCACTGtgtcaaaataaaaattaaaagacGATATCCAATGTTCCAACTAGGGACGGACCCAAAGTTTATGAATAGGTGTGCCAGATCGGCGAACCCACAATGGTCTGATGCGGTTACGTGACAAAGCGCCTTCAGCTAGCGTGTGTTCGGCAAAACAAATTAGGTCAGCATCAATGTCAAAGGTTTACAGAGCTATTTACCTTTGGGATTTGTTTACCGCCGCAAGTTAGTTGCTACGTGAAGCTCGAGATCAAATAGCTGGTGGTTGGTTTGGTTCTCCTCAGTCCGAACTGTGGGGTGAATAAGGTTTTGCTAAACGGATCTCCAGCTGAAAGCCGATCATTTTTGTCGCCTTTAGGGATCGTAACGAAATTAGAATAATACTGAACTCTAGCCGGACGATCCTTAGGCTAAGTGTGTCCTACCTCGGAATATTTATCTCTACATGTCTAAAGGCGTACAAGAACTAGTAAAAGTAGATGCAGGCCAACGCGAGAATATTTACCAGATGATGGGGCTTGGGCATACTTCCTACGTAGCCGTTCATATTATTTTGGTTTTATATCAAATATGCTATTTTGTCGTCAGGATTCCATTTCCTCTAAAGGTTACTGAAAGGGAAAATCACCGGCCACCACCATAGGGTAAGTAAAGTATAAACGACGCAGCTTCAACATAAAATCATATGGGTTAGAAAGTTACATCCAGGTCAGAGTGTGACTATTAGTTTATTAACATAGGTTAATTTGTTAGTAACGATAATAGAGCTGAAACCGAACAGAACCATAAGCAAGAGGAATAAACATGAGTTATTGGGCGGATGGATGTTTCTTGAATATTGTATATTAACAGATTTGACCTACGCCATTCTTGGGTTCCTACTATCTGGTTGGTGTACTTGTAGTGGCATTAGGCCTCAACAacacaatcctcaaagctgaacatgagacaactgggAAAGTAGTTATTTAACATTTAATGCGGAAGAAACCCAAAAATGGAGAGGGCGGGAAGAATTAATTCAATTcatcggatggcatggctcagcaTTGCGGGCGTGGTCGCTCTGTGTAACTTAATTCTTTTATTCATATTGAATGTATTGCTTTATCTCCAACTAAATGTTTTCTCCACCATACATTGGTGATGATTGCATAggacgagtcagtgtagacagttgtgtgacttccacgtaagatcttatagatcagGTAATCACATCATGAAATCTAAAATTTTAGGATTAGATTTATTATTAcagcagtactaataacgagGTAGAACATAATTCTGCATACTTCAAAAAGTAAAGACCGCATAGTTGTGGAGATGAGGTGTGTAAAATTATTGGTCACAGGCAGTGATTTTGCCCGTGCTTGGTCGAGTTTCGAAAACTTGCTTTTTATCCAGTACCAAATTAGATCTACTGCACACCTAACTCCGACCAAACAGCCCATAGATCGAGCACATTTTTCGACAGTCGATTGGGGCCCACGGAAGAGTGACGATTTTTGTAGCATCACCAACAAGATTAGGGACATCCATCATCACACTTGCGACGAATTATATTTGCTTACTCCCCAAACCCAGTTGCAACAAACGTTTGTCTGTGGAGTGATTTTTCGTAGTAGATTTGGGATAAAGACGACTGAATGGTTTTCTACAACCGTGAACTGCCACATCTTGTGTTTTTGAATATGGATATAGATCGAAGCTTTCGTTTCCAGCCAACGagattgttacgtccttgaatctgtctacccacttagtgccgagtataatgtagattaagaccttgacacgatagactgactggcttaaccttgaggccaatatgcgtgagttcgaaatagaggtagagagacgaaaactattctgtccctgattggctggcaagcacgagagagagagagagaagacaaagacagatggaacactaatcactttattccaacccgatctagcactcgaattcccaattcgaTTAGGATGAAAAGTTAcacgaataaatagatgactaaggtgaccacaacgtacaataattagaaaaatacagttatgtccaaaactggggaattatagtagaaaatagggtacaaaagattacgtctaaatgacaatagctttagaacagaaaatgctatggcaatgaattatacatcaaacgaaagcttatgatctgtagaataggctaggggcaaaagtaaatgttacagttttacaagctttgaattaaatgaattaacgtccccaaaaatagcttccgtaatttgttcaggcttcttgttttgcggttcacatcagaGATATAAATTTGCTTTTATGATGAGCATTTTTGTAGCGTTCAAGTTAGTGCTCGATTAGTTCGGTATGTAGGACATGTGTTAGGATGTTGTGTTATGTTGAGACAGCCAAGGAAATACAGCGATCGGGAGGACCCTAGTGATGATTGTCCTTCTCCGTTTGTCTCCCAGTACAGTTTCCTCCAACAGTTCATCTGACTATCGTCCATTAGTTAAAAACTATCTTTAGATGGCAGCTCTCTTAGTTAGTGGGGGAGATTTACAAATCTGTGTGCAtttaacaaaatggttataggcggcacaacattcccacacaaacgcatacacataACAGAGAATCAGATAGACCCTATTTCCATCAGTAAAAAATCCAccaggtcaatggaagatgtgagaaccaagaggatagctgacatagcttcagaccaCCATCTGATGGTTTTCAAGATGCgatgaagctaaagaagcattaGACAACTGGGGAAGCAGCATTACAAAGGTCCAATACAGCCTTCTTTCGACATAtcgacaaactcaacaaattccaAATAAATTTCAACAACAGATTCAAATCCTTACAAGATTTGCACAAAAAAGAGGACACTtagatggaggacaactggtaAGGGATCGAAGAAGCaataacttcaacgtgtcaagaGTAACTGGGACCCAGGAGGCATCACCATAAGGAATAGATCCCTATAGAAGCCCTGGAAAAGATCCAAGGAAGGAAGAATAAGAAGACAGCAACTAACAACAgctgaacaagaacagagaggGTCAAGGCAAAAGCCGaatacgcagaagcaaacaagcaaatgaagaggagcattagagtcgacaagcagaaatacgtggaagacctgGCAACGACGGCGAGAAAAGCTGCaaaagaaggaaatatgagacaactatttgaCATAAGGAACTAGCTAGCGGGGTAttatagtaaaccggagagaccgATCAGGGACAAGGAAGGCAAAACAATCGCTGAAATTCAAGGACAGAGGAAGAGTTCGGCAGTACGCTATGGGGGGCTCTCGGATAGACCAGCTTCACTGAATCTACTGGATTTTGAAGCACCACCTACAGACCTTCCCACAGACGTCACTTCACCAACGACCAAGGATATCATGATGGTCATCAGACCAATCAAGATTATGGAAGCAGCTAGACCTGAAGAGTtatcagctgaagcactgaagtcatacatagaagtaactgcacacATGCTATACATTCCATTCAGAAAGATTTGGaaggaggaggaacaagtgacgacagactggaaagaaggatatctcataaAGATACCAAAAAAATGAGATCTGCGCAACTGTGAGAACTACAGCGACATCACATTACTGACATTAttaggaaaggttttcaacacaATGTTGCCGAGCCGCATGAAAGATTCAATAGACGCCCAACTTggagatcaacagactggatttcGCAAGGACCGGTCTTGTGCAGACTGAATCGCAACaatacggatcattgttgaacaatcagttgagtggcaATCGacactatacatcaactccaATGACTATAAGGAAGAATTTTACAGTGTGAACCGGAGAACCATAGAGATCATTGAAAACGATCGTGAAGTACAGTTTCCCAAACCTCCTAAGTGgcaaattaataaatttaaactcTAGTATCAAGGCTAGATCGTTTTACTTATAACAGTACAGATCGTCAGTGAAAGCGCTCAGGCAAAATACTCACTTATTCATCCAACAGAAAGCTGCTAAGTAACCATATGCTTTGAGACACTCTATGACAGCGAAAAACTATTTCGAAGGTGAAGAATGTGTGAAGGTGGAAAGCATTTTATTATGGGAATTCCCGAAGTTTCCGTTTTTACCAGAACCACTGGGCGAGCATTATTGTGCAATGTTCTAGTGAGAGAAGGCAAATGAATTACAGAGTTTTGGGCCCCGACCGGTTGAGTTGGTTGGGGGATGGGCCTAGATACCGCCAACTATGGAGCTTTATGATAACTAAAAGGAGATTATGTTGAGGGAAGGTCACGAGTGTACAGGCCAGGACATGTCAACAGTCTATGAGACCAATAATTGTTGGTTTGAGCTATGTTCGAAGTTATATGCCTCTGAGATAAGGTCCTCAAAGTAACTATAACTTACGACGTGGTGTTATTCCAAGCTCTTCACTTCGAGACTTCATTGATCTCATTCTAGGTTTTGCATCGTTTTCATTTTCTACCATTGTATGTACGACTTCCATTTCTTGTTGATCTCCGCTAAGTGTGCTAATGTAAGGTTCAAAACACAGATGACCAGTGCTTGTAACACATTCATTAAGGTTTTCTAAACACTTTGAAAGCTGCAGCTGTTAGATTAGTGCAAACGTCTTGGTAGCATTCTTTCCACTCATTGCACTGCATCCTGTAAATTATCAACGTGGATGATCTACAtcgaatgattgggggcctactcgagctagacgggaatggtgtgacTAACAGCTAACTTCGAATTCACACCTCACGGTCAGCACCCAACGTGGCTTACCCCTTCGTCATATCAAAATACTATCGCTGCTTTGAAGAtcgtataacacaaaggacgttattacaaaaatatattggttagagTAGGTACAAGCGAAAGTGTCACCACCACTGTATGGGCAGTTCATGGCGTACAATTAACTTATGCGCGTTGTTTGTCTTCGAATTTGACGGAGATCGACGACCAGTTAGAAACTCAGTGACCGAACTGCCATATGGGTGAGCTAGAGCTAAGTGACATTTCTTTGGCCCTACAATCCAAATTTTCAACAACACTGTCTGATAACCAACCAAAGGTTTTAACATAAGTAAGACAAAAACCTGAAGACGTAAAAAAGTTGGACACTAAGTGAACCATGAGGTTCAAAAGTGCAATAAACAGAAAAACCGCTTTACTCAGTAATTGTACAGATTCAAAAAATACCTTAGGAAAAGCAATGCTTTTGGCATGAATTTGCCTGAAATTAATTCGGCTCAAGTGAAAAAAGTAGTACGGATAgtattaaatgataaaaagTAACTCGAACTCACTGAGGTGAAGCACCGTGTCTTTCTAAGTAGCGCGCATCGATTAGGAAGATCCAAGTTCACGATTTTGCTTTTTTGCAGTACATGGTCTTCCGAAATTCTCAACTCTATTAAGATATACTGACAGCATTTTCCTAACGCGTGGTAATTCTATTTTAGCAATTGCGTTTATCTGCTCTACAAGGACAGTCACTATGAAAATGGAGCAAAATCAAATGACTTGAGCGTTCTAAGGGCAGATGCGATTTGGTGTGTAACTAGGCTTTTCTCAGTAACATTTAACATCATATCCATTCAAAAATAGTTCTCCTCGAAGTTTTTTGACAATAACAGAACTTTTACTATTCACATAGCCGTGTATTGTCAGATTTAGAACATTTCTAGTTAAAAAAGCAATTCATAGCATTCTCTTGTGAAATTCTGGAAAAAAAAATACGTGAACAGAAAACTCAGGACTTTCCTGTTGTAGGTTATCAAATAGGTGGCTTAAAGCATGTAAAATTATTCTTGACAGTAAGCCTGTTTTCTACGCACGACAATGCTTGCTAGATCGTTCACTAGTCATCGTTAATTTCTTACCACCACCtgtttgtccataaatggaaGCTGTGAAGTTATTGCCCAAAATCATCCGGACAACCATGCTTCCGTAGATATCGCTTTGTTTTGATTTTCAGTCGAACACATGATAAAACTTGAAGACTGAATATAAGTATGTTTAAGCTTTGACACCCATTATTTACCATTTATGTTCCTGCTTCACACTATACACGTGACCATAAACAGTTCTTCAACTTCTACCTGCTGATAGGCTGGTGAGGAACGATAATTGGCGTGCGTTTTTCACGTGACAATATTTGCTTGGGTCTTTGCTCTTAGTGATAAGCCAAGAATTTCCTATCAGTATCAGAATGTACATTCTGAGGTCTTGGCCCCTAATTATACTCGCCTATTAATTGGTGAGTGGCTTCCGTTAAAGCTAGTGGGATATCTCATTTCGTGGGGTTTCCCCTGATCGTTATAAATGATTAATTTCGTGTTTTAGTTTCTCGAAAGTTTCACTAAATTGGTCACTTTCCCCTAAAGATGGTAACTGAAGAAGTGGTTCAGAACCATATATATTCGGTTATGATCTCCACATTTTTTCAGTAGTACTTAGTGTTATCTTTAGTATTCAAATCCATAACCTTGATGACTTAGCAATATAACACATCAAACTTTGTAGTAGAACTACCGATTTGTGATTTCAGGGATCTCAGTGAGTGGGGGCTGTCAGACAGCACATGAAAATACGTTTGGAGCTGTAACTCActtttcttttagtgttaactATGCCTAAGTTTAAATGACTTGGACTGAAATACTGTAAGTGCTTCAAAATAACTGTTCAGAAATTGGACTTATCGACAGAACAAATTGGTTTGGCTTTGACAAATAAAAAAAGTTTCTTTGCTTATTTCTGTCAGTTGCGTATCTTAAATCCATGCTTACTTAAAAATGAGATGTGTAGAAAAAGTTTTTGGGATATAAATTTGAAACAGTGATTAACTTATTTAGGTAAATAGGTTTCAAAGCCTTATCTACCAAAAAGCCTCAATCCTATGGATCAAAACACTTAGACTGGTGTTGTAACACATTCTGTCAGTGAATAAACCAAAGAAATAAAAACTTATTTAGTTTTAGTACCTGTGAGTAAACAAGTGTTAAAGAGACAGTATCTTCATTAGGAGAGATCCTTTTTCTCTGAAGTTTAGCTTGACTTCAAATCCAATTTTACTTGCAGCAACACGCAATATGTGTAATCCACAATGTGATCTTTTTCACTTAGATACCAGTAGGTAGAATTCCAAAAACCAGAATCGACAACGATTATGACAGTCTTAGGCTGTgtattctctggtgtttttaaAGTATCAACAATTCAGTTGCATCAATCTAATAAGTAGTCAAAGGCAAAAGATCGTGGTGTGGTGTCTTATATTTCGTAACCTTTTGTGTGCTTTGGGTCGAAATATATCAGTATTTGCCTAAGTGGGTTGCAATATTTTGCTTGTTTTCTTTTCTatagatttcattgttcttacTGTATCCATTGTTAACTTCCGGTTATTAATAAAACCTGTACTAGTAATATGATGGACGGACCACTTATCTACCTAGCAATGGATAATGCAAAAGTAATCATCAATATATTAAAGGCAGTGCACTTCCGCGATGTATGTCTCGATAATTGCGTCATCTTTGGTGTCTAGCTTGCCACAATATTTGCCACAAATAATGGTATTAAGGTGACAGTAGAGGACTCAAAATGCATTCAAGGAAACGCCTTTCTGCATTCTGCGCTTTTCCGTGAATACTCTGTAAAGAAGGATATAGTATCGTTTAGGACAAACCTTGGTGTACTTGTTGTAAGTAGAATCTAGTACTTCTTCAGGTCCTTCAGGATTGTCTTTCTATTTTTGGGACTTCAGTTCAAGGACCaccaatttcattcattttatcttaTAAAACTCACGGGAGTGCTTTGAACATTCTGTAAGTTACTTCCAAGTTATTATTTGTGTACAGACTAGAAGAAAATGGAGTTGTGGCAGAATGCAACATTAAAACTATGGAGGCGTTTGAAATATTGGACTTTGATTTTTCAAGCAGTAATATCTCAGATAAATTCATAATGAAGGTTTGTTCTAAGCTAACTGTTATGCTTATGATATGttatattattactgttataagTACTGGTCATCTGTGTTTTGAACCTTACGTTAGCACACTTAGCGGAGATCAACAAGAAATGGAAGTCGTACATACAATGGTAGAAAATGAAAACGATGCAAAACCTAGAATGAGACCAATGAAGTCTCGAAGTGAAGAGCTTGGAATAACACCACGTCGTAAGTTATAGTTACTTTGAGGACCTTATCTCAGAGGCATATAACTTCGAACATAGCTCAAACCAACAATTATTGGTCTCATAGACTGTTGACATGTCCTGGCCTGTACACTCGTGACCTTCCCTCAACATAATCTCCTTTTAGTTATCATAAAGCTCCATAGTTGGCGGTATCTAGGCCCATCCCCCAACCAACTCAACCGGTCGGGGCCCAAAACTCTGTAATTCATTTGCCTTCTCTCACTAGAACATTGCACAATAATGCTCGCCCAGTGGTTCTGGTAAAAACGGAAACTTCGGGAATTCCCATAATAAAATGCTTTCCACCTTCACACATTCTTCACCTTCGAAATAGTTTTTCGCTGTCATAGAGTGTCTCAAAGCATATGGTTACTTAGCAGCTTTCTGTTGGATGAATAAGTGAGTATTTTGCCTGAGCGCTTTCACTGACGATCTGTACTGTTATAAGTAAAACGATCTAGCCTTGATACTAgagtttaaatttattaatttgcCACTTAGGAGGTTTGGGAAACTGTACTTCACGATCGTTTTCAATGATCAGAAGAGATATGTTTTTCGTACGTATATTTGTGTTTGTTTCGTATTCTACTATACGCTGGGTCTTAAGTGTTTGTGTTTTCCAATTAGCATCAACTATCTGACGAAGCTACTTCAAACAGGATTCTGTTTTTTCCacacaaatttttttaaaacgaTACATTTATCCGTTGCAACTATGTATACTTACTGCCATGTTTGTAAAGTAGGATTTTTATTATTTCCACACTAGTGTATATCTGTAAATGCGATTGCTCCTTTGGGGTAAATTACTGTAAATCAACATAGTCCCGTTTGAAATGTTTGGACTCACATATCTAGGCAATAATCTCAGTAGGAAAATGAGGGTCTTTTACTATCTTCCTCGAGTCACAGTTATTTGGTACTAGACACATGGTAGACTTTAGAGCTACATATCGGGTAATCTGCAAGATATCGAATCATGTATGATGATAAGTATAaactttttttttgaaatttttgtaaataatacaataaaatcCATGAAATCATAACTTACCGTACAAAAATTGATCGTTTTTTTCTGACCTGCTATTAACTTCAAGGAAAGATCAGTCAGTGTTGCGCTAACCCTGTAGACTAGTGTACTATTTTTCCTATTTTCTATTCTCACCTGTTAGTCAGAATGTATGCGTGAAGCGTTCAACGAACTTGATACTTCAAGTGAAATCTTGGAAGTTGCTGTAATACCACCTCCAGCTGTTCAGTCTCGTCTTCGTTTAACGACGTATGGTTTCGCTGGGACTATGCATTTTGACTTACCTCGATCATCTGACCAAGTGGAAGTTTTTGAATCTGCAGCTGCAAGTCCTCGGATAGCTCGATTTCGTCTTTCTCTTCTACGACTTGCAACAAGCCGAGCATTGTCAATGGCTAGCCGTATTTCGCTGCGTATCAATGACCGGGGTTTCCTGTCGATCCAGTACATGATAAATCTTTCAGACGGTGAAGTTGCTTTTGTCGAGTTTTTCGTAAGATTTTCCTTCAAAATTATTGACATTTATGTATTTTAGTTCGCAACTTACATGTATCAGACAGTTTCCATACTTTACCATATACCATCAAATAAGAATCAGAAAAACTAAAGTCGGCAAAACAATTGAAGTTGAATCctattaaattaaaataaagtaaaaacTCATTATCATATATAAAGTAGAACTACTTAAGCTAAGGCATTTAATTTAAACTTATATCACCTAAAGCTATCAACTGCCATTTTTCGGCTATTTTACGTACTTCATTTAACAAAGCCTTGGTTGCGTAGTATTCCTTCATACTCCTCACGCTTTTCAAAACCTATGACAGATTGACTCGCGAAAAGTAGACTGGTCTTCGTTCTGGCCTTAGATGTTTTGGTcatcaccctccgccaaatgttagagcACCATGAAACTTATTGTAGCCTAACAGTCGTGTTTCTTAATATCAAAGCTGCCTTTTATTTGTACAGGGCTCTCCTCTATCATTTTCTGTTGAAGAAGGGTGTATCTATGATCTTTATCAAAATCTCAAAGGCTCTGTACACAAACTCTTCGGGCaaagtgagggcatacaaccacctttctctaTTGTTCTTATCAGGAGTGGGGGTTAGGTGGAGCTGCTCCATCATCATTCGTCCTCAACTTTACCGTCAATAATATTCCTAAAACAACTCTAACAGAAGTAAGTAGTAATGGTGTTGATCTTTTTCCTGGAGAAAGACTTTCCTATCTTAAGTATGTGAATGACTATTGCTTTACTGTGCAATAATACTCAAGCTATACAGaccacttaatcagttggcagtCAGTATTCGTACGTATGGCATGTACTTTGTGCCTTCTAAATACAAGGTACTTTTACAAAACTGTTAGAATCCTGCGACTGCACTCTTTGTAGTGAGACGTTAGGAGTAGTCTAAAATTTCTTATATTTGGGTAGCTGTTTAAGTTTTGGTGGTGGTATGGCTGATAAGACTAGTTTGCGTAAATTCAGATGAGCTTATTGCAATCCAGTTTATCTTTGGCGCCATCATGATGTTAGCCTGGATTTAAAATGTCGGGTTTACAACGTATCGGCTGGAGCAATCTTTTTCCTTGCTTATGAGCCATGGTCACCGAGTTGAGCGTGTTTAGAAATTATGTGTTTGATGACCATTGTCTTCGAAGGATTGTTTAAGTCTAATGTCAACAACGTGTTCCTAATCTCGAGGTTCGTCAGTGTGTTCGGGTGTAGTGACTACCATCCAGTTTCTGTCACCATCtggaaacaccgacttcggtgactTGTTCACGCGTTACGGATGTCACCTTAGCGATTTCCCCATGGTGTGTGGTCTGTGTGACTGGGTAGAAAAAGTGGAGGCGTATTCTGGAAAAGAAGTTAGTGAAGTTGTTTTACAGTTTTCTTTTGTAAAAGTGAAATGACCTCCTTAAGCTGAAAGAAATTTCTTCTAGGTATATTTTTTAGAACCAAACTAACTCTCCTATTACGAACTATTCTCGTTCGCTTATttttattcgtttatttattttgattatactCTCCCTCCTTCATCTGTCTCTTCACAATTTAATTTTCTTATGTGGCGAATAATTGTTTTCGTACCTATTTTGTGCTTGTATTTGtcttcaataaaaataaaagtattcAGACCAATGATTAGTAACATGCcatgtttttgtattttcttgcactgtgatgtgtgctactgatgccgatagatataagtagtatgtatcatcaatcgaaagtgaaatgcctggaggcagaaggttaagaagatcgaagaaaagaggacgagaacagtaaatgattggtgtagaaacTAAAGGATAatgat
The sequence above is drawn from the Schistosoma mansoni strain Puerto Rico chromosome 3, complete genome genome and encodes:
- a CDS encoding putative rad1 DNA damage checkpoint protein, whose translation is MMDGPLIYLAMDNAKVIINILKAVHFRDLATIFATNNGIKVTVEDSKCIQGNAFLHSALFREYSVKKDIVSFRTNLGVLVDCLSIFGTSVQGPPISFILSYKTHGSALNILLEENGVVAECNIKTMEAFEILDFDFSSSNISDKFIMKSECMREAFNELDTSSEILEVAVIPPPAVQSRLRLTTYGFAGTMHFDLPRSSDQVEVFESAAASPRIARFRLSLLRLATSRALSMASRISLRINDRGFLSIQYMINLSDGEVAFVEFFCVPDVDETDQSESQASTNSPQKSSKISHFASTSKCPANTIDPDWSD